In one Bradyrhizobium cosmicum genomic region, the following are encoded:
- a CDS encoding MBL fold metallo-hydrolase: MIFRQLFDSVSGTYSYVLASRHGGEALILDPVLEKVDRYCQLLRELDLKLVKAVDTHLHADHVTGLGELRDRTHCMTVMGDQTKADVVAMRVADGDKVTIEGLSLDVMYTPGHTDDSYSYLMGDRVFTGDTLLIRGTGRTDFQNGSSRAQYDSIFNRLLKLPDETMVFPAHDYKGDTVSTIGEERRYNPRLQVRSVDEYIELMANLKLPNPKMMDVAVPANMHVGLHQEELEKEGRALSAVEAIRVLGRPDILLVDLRESNERMKHGMLEGALHTPYPSVEESLKPGGMLREVAAATGRRVVFFCAFGERSAMAVAAAKQAGLSNTAHIAGGIDAWKKAGGPIVHG; encoded by the coding sequence ATGATCTTCCGCCAGCTCTTCGACAGCGTTTCGGGCACCTATAGTTACGTCCTCGCCAGCCGCCACGGCGGCGAGGCGCTGATCCTCGATCCTGTGCTGGAGAAGGTCGACCGCTATTGCCAGCTGCTGCGCGAGCTCGACCTCAAGCTGGTGAAGGCGGTCGATACCCACTTGCACGCCGATCACGTCACCGGCCTCGGCGAGCTGCGCGACCGCACCCATTGCATGACCGTGATGGGCGACCAGACCAAGGCCGACGTGGTGGCGATGCGGGTTGCCGACGGCGACAAGGTGACCATCGAGGGCCTGTCGCTCGACGTGATGTACACGCCGGGCCACACCGACGATTCCTATTCCTACCTGATGGGCGACCGCGTCTTCACCGGCGACACGCTGCTGATCCGCGGCACTGGCCGCACCGATTTCCAGAACGGCTCGTCGCGTGCGCAATACGATTCGATCTTCAACCGCCTGCTCAAGCTGCCGGACGAGACCATGGTGTTCCCGGCGCATGACTACAAGGGCGACACCGTCTCCACCATCGGCGAGGAGCGTCGCTACAATCCGCGCCTCCAGGTGCGCTCGGTCGATGAATATATCGAGCTGATGGCCAATTTGAAGCTGCCCAATCCGAAGATGATGGACGTGGCAGTGCCCGCCAACATGCATGTCGGCCTGCATCAGGAGGAGCTGGAGAAAGAGGGCCGCGCGCTGAGCGCGGTCGAGGCGATCCGCGTCCTCGGCCGGCCCGATATCCTGCTGGTCGATCTGCGCGAGAGCAACGAGCGGATGAAGCACGGCATGCTCGAGGGCGCGCTGCACACACCCTATCCGAGCGTCGAGGAAAGTCTGAAGCCCGGCGGCATGCTGCGCGAGGTCGCGGCCGCCACCGGCCGCCGCGTGGTGTTCTTCTGCGCCTTCGGCGAGCGCTCGGCGATGGCGGTGGCCGCAGCGAAGCAAGCCGGATTGTCCAACACGGCGCACATCGCCGGCGGCATCGACGCCTGGAAGAAGGCGGGCGGACCGATCGTGCACGGCTGA
- a CDS encoding MFS transporter, which translates to MVDVLAAPQQGKADSALRTLTGISIAHWVSHFHLLVLPMLFPFLKGQLGVGYVELGFALTVSAVVSGLTQAPTGYLVDHFGARRILLGGLTLGGLALILLGLHLSYASLIACAVLLGLANSVYHPADYAILAEHMDEARMGRAFSIHTFAGYLGGAVAPAIVAALVTVSGGTGALFAAGAIGVLVALLLVVMNIPDAGAHKTKPGSETAPKQAVITPALITLTVLFTLLSLSVAGVNNFGVVALMSGYGASYSAANVALTAFLASSAIGVLAGGFLADHTERHGYVAAACFAANAAIVLLIALVTLPGWALTVTMATAGFLSGVIAPSRDMLVRNAAPPGAAGRAFGIVSTGFNLGGIVSPLLFGWIMDQSAPHWVFGASVIFMLATVVLSPFTERKPAKA; encoded by the coding sequence ATGGTCGATGTTCTCGCTGCACCGCAGCAAGGCAAGGCGGACAGCGCGCTGCGCACGCTGACCGGGATTTCGATCGCGCATTGGGTCAGCCATTTCCATCTGCTGGTCCTGCCGATGCTGTTCCCGTTCCTGAAGGGTCAACTCGGCGTCGGCTATGTCGAGCTCGGGTTCGCGCTCACAGTCTCCGCGGTCGTGTCCGGGCTGACGCAGGCGCCGACCGGCTATCTCGTCGACCATTTCGGCGCACGCAGGATCCTGCTGGGCGGACTGACGCTGGGAGGGCTCGCGCTGATCCTGCTGGGGCTGCATCTGAGCTACGCCTCGCTGATCGCCTGCGCCGTGCTGCTTGGCCTTGCCAACAGCGTCTATCATCCTGCCGATTACGCCATCCTCGCCGAGCACATGGACGAGGCGCGGATGGGCCGCGCGTTCTCGATCCACACCTTCGCCGGCTATCTCGGCGGCGCGGTTGCGCCAGCGATCGTTGCCGCACTCGTCACCGTGTCCGGCGGCACGGGTGCGCTGTTCGCGGCGGGCGCGATCGGCGTGCTGGTCGCGCTGCTGCTCGTCGTCATGAACATTCCCGATGCCGGCGCGCACAAGACAAAGCCCGGCAGCGAAACCGCGCCGAAGCAGGCGGTGATCACGCCGGCGCTGATCACACTCACGGTGCTGTTCACGCTGCTCAGCCTGTCGGTTGCCGGCGTCAACAATTTCGGCGTGGTGGCGCTGATGAGCGGTTATGGCGCGTCCTACTCCGCCGCCAACGTCGCGCTGACCGCCTTCCTCGCCTCGAGCGCCATCGGCGTGCTCGCGGGCGGCTTCCTTGCCGACCACACCGAGCGCCACGGCTATGTCGCCGCCGCCTGCTTTGCCGCCAACGCGGCAATCGTGCTGCTGATCGCGCTGGTGACGCTGCCGGGCTGGGCGCTGACCGTGACGATGGCGACCGCGGGATTTCTCTCCGGCGTGATCGCACCCTCGCGCGACATGCTGGTGCGCAACGCCGCGCCTCCCGGCGCCGCTGGCCGCGCCTTCGGCATCGTCTCCACCGGCTTCAATCTCGGCGGCATCGTCAGCCCGCTGCTGTTCGGCTGGATCATGGATCAGAGCGCGCCGCACTGGGTGTTCGGGGCGTCGGTAATCTTCATGCTGGCGACGGTGGTGCTGTCGCCGTTCACGGAGCGGAAGCCGGCGAAGGCGTAG